One part of the Geothrix edaphica genome encodes these proteins:
- a CDS encoding PstS family phosphate ABC transporter substrate-binding protein: MSYSLRISVATQLLVLAQVVGSLSAQSAQRRAKVPDSVPPYQAQRVVKGPIEIQGADELLDLGEEWSRGFRTLHPEANLTYRARLSKDAVKDFIAGGQLLILSARELTPEENAAFQGKHGYQPMRIPVCLDANIVFVHKSNPMTEITMEKLDAIYSKNRLGGAKAAALTWGDLGLRGSWAKQPIHAYARAEGTTTRTTFAAQAMLKGEYRDGIISCENPAALAEAVTNDPAGIAFGSMASWYFSTKVIPVVPHRATDARMPTQENVTTSRYPMPRLFYIYLNRTPGEPLPDAIQEVAMYLLSKEGQDAVADSGLLPGPPEFLTIARRRLSR, from the coding sequence ATGAGCTATTCCCTCCGAATCTCCGTCGCGACTCAGCTGCTGGTCCTTGCCCAGGTCGTGGGCTCTCTATCCGCTCAATCGGCCCAGAGGCGGGCCAAGGTTCCTGACTCGGTTCCGCCCTACCAAGCGCAGCGCGTGGTCAAGGGCCCCATCGAGATCCAGGGTGCCGACGAGCTTTTGGACCTGGGCGAGGAGTGGTCCCGGGGCTTCCGAACCCTGCATCCGGAGGCCAACCTCACCTACCGCGCCCGGCTCTCCAAGGACGCCGTGAAGGACTTCATCGCGGGCGGCCAGCTCCTGATCCTGTCGGCCCGGGAACTGACGCCGGAGGAGAACGCCGCCTTCCAGGGCAAGCACGGCTACCAGCCCATGCGAATCCCGGTCTGCCTGGACGCGAACATCGTCTTCGTCCACAAGTCCAACCCCATGACAGAGATCACCATGGAGAAGCTGGACGCGATCTACTCGAAGAACCGGTTGGGCGGGGCCAAAGCCGCCGCCCTGACCTGGGGGGACCTCGGCCTCCGCGGCTCCTGGGCCAAGCAGCCCATCCACGCCTACGCACGCGCCGAGGGGACCACGACCCGCACGACCTTCGCCGCCCAGGCCATGCTTAAGGGCGAGTACCGCGACGGCATCATCTCGTGCGAGAATCCGGCCGCCCTGGCGGAGGCGGTCACGAACGACCCGGCCGGCATCGCGTTCGGGAGCATGGCCTCCTGGTACTTCTCCACCAAGGTGATCCCCGTGGTGCCCCACCGCGCGACGGACGCACGCATGCCCACCCAGGAGAATGTGACCACCAGCCGCTATCCCATGCCGCGGCTCTTCTACATCTACCTGAACCGCACGCCCGGAGAGCCGCTGCCCGACGCGATCCAGGAGGTGGCCATGTACCTGCTGTCGAAGGAGGGCCAGGATGCCGTGGCCGATTCGGGCCTCCTGCCTGGTCCCCCGGAATTCCTCACCATCGCCCGCCGCCGTCTGAGCCGCTGA
- a CDS encoding vWA domain-containing protein, protein MNLPFTHPWLLAPFGGAILVALALALRAHLRPGLGVQVVGQRPLWQGLGMALMLAGLGLGLAEPRWGLPEFPRLTVHVVVDASRSMAVPDAAGRSRWDAAVGALDRIWSQPQAGLRWSLDLLTGDAIPVQPPGEDRTLLREALRAVAPGEVGSPGTSLGRDLPQVAAQVDRGTPAVILLLSDGEETWEAPEAALDRAVAALKLAKLPVCVLAFGDGQPHPVPARPSPGGQIPAQPASAEPTVSTAHPEFLARLAEATGGQVFTNGETAAAGLQALAAGRLPLPAQRSLQPAHPEAGAWLALVGLALWLFFAGKPMARWRPALLLLLALAAPLRAQAGKVWAPPSVKAWLAQRAMENGDLPGARRWRPGDAKPSHVLLAAQIDLRTNLPEEALKALSPLVGQGAPRPLPAWRAPALLLAARAHLEAKRPDEARALLERLLLEQPGQRDAIHDLQTLVKDATPPPPPNPKKPPPPPPPRPSMGAQQDELEGLKQRLPKPPKTPAGVKDL, encoded by the coding sequence ATGAACCTGCCCTTCACCCATCCCTGGCTGCTCGCCCCCTTCGGCGGAGCGATCCTGGTGGCCCTGGCCTTGGCTCTGCGGGCCCACCTGCGGCCGGGCCTCGGCGTGCAGGTGGTGGGCCAGCGTCCGCTCTGGCAGGGCTTGGGCATGGCGCTCATGCTGGCGGGCCTGGGGCTCGGCCTGGCGGAACCCCGCTGGGGCCTGCCGGAATTCCCGAGGCTGACGGTCCACGTGGTGGTGGATGCCAGCCGCTCCATGGCCGTGCCCGACGCCGCCGGGCGCTCCCGGTGGGACGCCGCAGTGGGGGCCCTGGACCGCATCTGGTCCCAGCCCCAGGCCGGCCTCCGGTGGAGCCTGGACCTGCTCACGGGCGACGCCATCCCTGTGCAGCCTCCCGGCGAGGATCGCACCCTGCTGCGCGAAGCACTCCGGGCCGTCGCACCGGGCGAAGTGGGTTCCCCGGGCACGAGCCTGGGTCGTGATCTGCCCCAGGTGGCCGCCCAGGTGGACCGGGGCACCCCTGCCGTGATCCTGCTGCTCAGCGACGGTGAGGAGACCTGGGAGGCCCCTGAGGCCGCCCTGGACCGGGCCGTCGCGGCACTGAAGCTGGCCAAGCTGCCCGTCTGCGTGCTGGCCTTCGGAGACGGCCAGCCCCACCCGGTGCCAGCCAGGCCCAGCCCCGGAGGCCAGATCCCGGCCCAACCCGCCTCGGCGGAGCCCACCGTCAGCACCGCCCACCCGGAGTTCCTGGCGCGCCTGGCCGAGGCCACCGGAGGCCAGGTGTTCACCAACGGCGAGACCGCCGCCGCCGGCCTCCAGGCCCTGGCCGCCGGCAGGCTCCCGCTCCCGGCCCAGCGCTCCCTTCAGCCGGCCCACCCCGAGGCGGGCGCCTGGCTGGCCCTGGTGGGACTGGCTCTCTGGCTGTTCTTCGCCGGCAAGCCCATGGCCCGCTGGCGACCCGCCCTGCTCCTGCTGCTGGCTCTGGCCGCCCCCCTCCGCGCCCAGGCGGGGAAGGTGTGGGCCCCCCCCAGCGTGAAGGCCTGGCTCGCGCAGCGGGCAATGGAGAATGGCGACCTGCCCGGGGCCCGCCGCTGGCGCCCCGGGGATGCCAAGCCCTCCCACGTGCTTCTGGCCGCGCAGATCGACCTGCGGACCAACCTCCCCGAGGAGGCCCTGAAGGCGCTATCCCCCCTGGTGGGCCAGGGCGCCCCGCGGCCCCTGCCCGCCTGGCGCGCCCCGGCCCTGCTCCTCGCCGCGCGGGCCCACTTGGAGGCCAAGCGTCCCGACGAGGCCCGGGCCCTGCTGGAGCGCCTGCTGCTGGAGCAACCCGGCCAGCGCGACGCCATCCATGACCTGCAGACCCTGGTGAAGGATGCGACACCGCCGCCTCCGCCCAACCCCAAGAAACCGCCCCCGCCACCGCCCCCCCGCCCCAGCATGGGGGCCCAGCAGGACGAGCTGGAAGGCCTCAAGCAGCGCCTGCCCAAGCCGCCGAAGACACCGGCGGGCGTGAAGGACCTTTAG
- a CDS encoding YggS family pyridoxal phosphate-dependent enzyme produces MSLADRVEGLRARIARACEAAGRDPQSVELLPVSKKQPLALIQEAAAIGFTRFGENYVQEGADKAVAAPGLAFVLLGPLQRNKAKPALQHFAELQSLDRPDLAERLRRLAEELDVTRPVWIQVDLWDEATKLGGCAGADLPALIAALGGDPRLPLRGLMAIPPPEDGSAFAQLAALRDRLQQDLGQPLRLSMGMSADLEAAVRAGSDQIRIGTAFFGERLY; encoded by the coding sequence GTGAGCCTGGCGGACCGCGTCGAAGGCCTGCGCGCCCGCATCGCCCGGGCCTGCGAAGCCGCGGGGCGCGATCCACAGAGCGTCGAGCTGCTGCCGGTTTCGAAGAAGCAGCCCCTGGCACTGATCCAGGAGGCGGCGGCCATTGGTTTCACGCGCTTCGGCGAGAACTACGTTCAGGAGGGCGCCGACAAGGCCGTCGCCGCACCGGGCCTGGCCTTCGTGCTCCTCGGCCCGCTGCAGCGGAACAAGGCCAAGCCGGCCCTCCAGCATTTCGCCGAGCTCCAGAGCCTGGATCGCCCGGATCTGGCGGAACGCCTGCGTCGGCTGGCGGAGGAACTGGACGTGACACGCCCCGTCTGGATCCAGGTGGATCTCTGGGACGAGGCCACCAAGCTGGGCGGCTGCGCCGGGGCCGATCTGCCCGCGCTGATCGCGGCCCTGGGCGGCGACCCCCGCCTGCCTCTCCGGGGCCTCATGGCCATCCCGCCCCCCGAGGACGGCTCTGCCTTCGCCCAGCTGGCGGCCCTGCGCGACCGGCTCCAGCAGGACCTCGGCCAGCCGCTCCGCCTCAGCATGGGCATGAGCGCCGACCTGGAAGCCGCCGTGCGGGCCGGCAGCGATCAGATCCGCATCGGCACCGCGTTCTTCGGTGAGCGGTTGTACTGA
- a CDS encoding DUF4139 domain-containing protein, whose protein sequence is MRPALLLAALPSLLAAQESVTTLKDQKALAVTIYNDNLALVKDTREVRLPRGESRLAFQEVSAQIRPETALLRNLTHPKDFWVVEQNFDFDLLTPQKLLEKYVGEKVTVARSVPNESGAGAREIREEATVLATNGGTVLQFADRIETSAPGRLIFPKVPGNLRARPTLVISLNSGADREQKLELSYLTGGLSWRADYVANLAADEKTLDLSGWVTLTNQSGAAYPNATLQLVAGDVNRVQQRPDRAYAVGAMMERAAAPAPKMAEESLFDYHLYTLDRPTTLAVNQTKQVALLSASAVPVRKEYLLQGQSYYYSGSYGDLGDKQKVGVFVEFDNKESSRLGMPLPKGIIRVYKRDSEGRAQFVGEDSVDHTPKNELVRLKLGDAFDVTARRKQTDYKSLGRQGKFGFVHESAFEIELKNAKKEPVTVTVLEPLPGDWEVLQSSHPCTKAAAGTGKFQVTVPAEGKATLTYRVRVRW, encoded by the coding sequence ATGCGCCCCGCCCTGCTCCTCGCCGCTCTGCCCTCACTCCTGGCCGCCCAGGAGTCCGTCACCACGCTCAAGGACCAGAAGGCCCTGGCGGTAACGATCTACAACGACAACCTGGCCCTGGTGAAGGACACCCGGGAGGTGCGGCTGCCGAGGGGCGAGTCCCGCCTGGCCTTCCAGGAGGTGTCCGCCCAGATCCGACCCGAGACGGCCCTGCTGCGGAACCTCACCCATCCGAAGGACTTCTGGGTGGTGGAGCAGAACTTCGACTTCGACCTGCTCACGCCCCAGAAGCTGCTGGAAAAATACGTGGGCGAGAAGGTGACCGTGGCGCGCAGCGTGCCCAACGAATCCGGCGCAGGCGCCAGGGAGATCCGCGAGGAGGCCACGGTGCTGGCCACCAACGGCGGCACCGTCCTGCAGTTCGCCGATCGCATCGAGACCAGCGCCCCCGGCCGCCTCATCTTCCCGAAGGTGCCCGGCAACCTGCGGGCCCGCCCCACCCTGGTGATCAGCCTCAACAGCGGGGCCGACCGGGAGCAGAAGCTGGAGCTGAGCTACCTGACGGGCGGCCTGTCCTGGCGGGCGGACTATGTGGCCAACCTCGCCGCCGACGAGAAGACCCTCGACCTCAGCGGCTGGGTGACCCTCACCAACCAGAGCGGCGCCGCCTATCCCAATGCCACCCTGCAGCTGGTGGCGGGGGACGTGAACCGGGTCCAGCAGCGCCCCGACCGAGCCTACGCGGTGGGCGCCATGATGGAAAGGGCCGCCGCGCCCGCGCCGAAAATGGCCGAGGAAAGCCTCTTCGACTATCACCTCTACACCCTGGACCGCCCCACCACCCTGGCCGTGAACCAGACCAAGCAGGTGGCCCTGCTCAGCGCGAGCGCGGTGCCCGTGCGCAAGGAGTACCTGCTCCAGGGCCAGTCCTACTACTACTCCGGCAGCTACGGCGATCTGGGCGACAAGCAGAAGGTGGGCGTGTTCGTCGAGTTCGACAACAAGGAATCCAGCCGCCTGGGCATGCCGCTACCCAAGGGCATCATCCGCGTCTACAAGCGCGACAGCGAGGGCCGCGCCCAGTTCGTAGGCGAGGACAGCGTGGACCATACGCCGAAGAACGAGCTGGTCCGCCTGAAGCTGGGCGACGCGTTCGATGTCACGGCCCGGCGGAAGCAGACCGACTACAAGAGCCTGGGCCGGCAGGGGAAATTCGGCTTCGTCCACGAATCCGCCTTCGAGATCGAGCTGAAGAACGCCAAGAAGGAGCCCGTCACCGTCACCGTGCTGGAGCCCCTGCCCGGCGACTGGGAGGTGCTCCAGAGCAGCCACCCCTGCACCAAGGCCGCCGCCGGCACTGGCAAGTTCCAGGTGACCGTCCCGGCCGAAGGCAAAGCCACGCTGACCTATCGGGTGCGGGTGCGGTGGTAG
- a CDS encoding DUF58 domain-containing protein, translating into MPLPARFLARLRRLPLRLRGRLGGGTEGLHPSKLKGSGLTFVENRPYVPGDDPRFINWPLTARTGEPIMKRFESSRDLVLWLVVDPSPSMFLGDPVSPLRWAMELCGAAFATLQATGDRLGLIVPGDGRTPALRIAPKRGRIHGLRILETLAERGPALPTEAAWREALGHWGEHGKGHRLWLFSNGAGLQGLAPLLKPLATRHRLVWFQPETPEGPRAPAWPDPGFSPAIERQRWDLLEDPIVKLNAWLRAGGA; encoded by the coding sequence ATGCCCCTCCCCGCCCGCTTCCTTGCCCGTCTGCGACGCCTGCCCCTGCGCCTGCGCGGACGCCTGGGCGGGGGGACCGAGGGCCTGCATCCCTCCAAGCTCAAGGGCTCCGGCCTCACCTTCGTGGAGAACCGGCCCTACGTGCCGGGGGATGATCCCCGCTTCATCAACTGGCCCCTGACCGCCCGGACGGGCGAGCCGATCATGAAGCGCTTCGAGAGCAGCCGCGACCTGGTGCTGTGGCTGGTGGTGGATCCCTCGCCCTCCATGTTCCTGGGCGACCCGGTCTCACCGCTGCGCTGGGCCATGGAACTCTGCGGCGCGGCCTTCGCCACGCTCCAGGCCACCGGCGACCGGCTGGGGCTCATCGTCCCCGGAGACGGCCGCACGCCCGCCCTGCGCATCGCACCCAAGCGAGGCCGCATCCATGGCCTGCGCATCCTGGAGACCCTCGCCGAGCGGGGGCCGGCCCTCCCCACGGAAGCCGCCTGGCGCGAGGCCCTGGGCCACTGGGGCGAACACGGGAAAGGCCATCGCCTCTGGCTCTTCAGCAATGGCGCGGGACTGCAGGGCCTGGCTCCCCTGCTGAAGCCCCTGGCCACGCGGCACCGGCTCGTCTGGTTCCAGCCGGAGACTCCGGAGGGGCCCAGGGCCCCGGCCTGGCCCGATCCGGGCTTCTCCCCCGCCATCGAGCGGCAACGCTGGGACCTCCTGGAGGACCCCATCGTGAAGCTGAACGCCTGGCTGCGGGCCGGAGGGGCGTGA
- a CDS encoding VWA domain-containing protein: MIALRHPLLLLLAVPLLIWAWRVVYRWGIPSSRPSSALARVSSHWLPPLLALALGLAAAGPEWRRPVRGEAPVVDFAVVLDGSSSMQILDRPEEDRWHAARRTLAQFVQRRPDDRFALILFSAHPVTLSPLTADHTRLLRMLARLDLDSRDDGTAIGSALMTAVRRLEESPARSRVILLITDGVQNRGRVTPQEAAEEARRNGIRIHAVALGTDGESLVPLEGGGFARLRVEVDHATLQQVAHLTGGESFSAEDPVGLARSLASVDQLEKTLLPVDQPTEGQPLARWCLLVAALLALPLAADLAFKRGRPRPAWVEAP, translated from the coding sequence ATGATCGCCCTGCGCCATCCCCTGCTGCTGCTGCTGGCTGTGCCCCTGCTCATCTGGGCCTGGCGGGTCGTCTACCGCTGGGGCATCCCCTCCTCGCGGCCCTCGAGCGCCCTGGCGCGCGTCAGCTCCCACTGGCTGCCCCCCCTCCTGGCCCTGGCGCTGGGCTTGGCCGCGGCGGGCCCAGAATGGCGCCGGCCCGTGCGGGGCGAGGCCCCCGTGGTCGACTTCGCCGTGGTGCTGGACGGCAGCAGCAGCATGCAGATCCTCGACCGACCGGAGGAGGATCGTTGGCATGCGGCCCGCCGCACTCTGGCTCAGTTCGTCCAGCGCCGCCCCGATGACCGCTTCGCCCTCATCCTGTTCAGCGCCCACCCCGTGACGCTCAGCCCCCTCACCGCCGATCACACGCGCCTGCTCCGCATGCTTGCCCGGCTCGATCTGGACAGCCGGGACGACGGCACGGCCATCGGCTCGGCCCTCATGACGGCGGTGCGGCGGCTGGAAGAGAGCCCCGCCCGCAGCCGCGTCATCCTGCTCATCACGGACGGCGTGCAGAACCGGGGCCGCGTCACGCCCCAGGAGGCCGCCGAGGAGGCCCGCCGCAACGGCATCCGCATCCACGCCGTGGCCCTCGGAACCGACGGCGAGAGCCTGGTGCCCCTGGAGGGCGGCGGCTTCGCCCGCCTGCGGGTGGAGGTGGACCACGCCACGCTACAGCAGGTGGCCCACCTCACCGGCGGCGAGTCCTTCAGCGCGGAGGATCCCGTCGGCCTGGCCCGCAGCCTCGCCTCGGTGGATCAGCTGGAGAAGACGCTCCTGCCGGTGGACCAGCCCACCGAAGGCCAGCCCCTGGCCCGCTGGTGCCTCCTGGTGGCCGCCCTGCTGGCCCTGCCCCTCGCCGCCGACCTCGCCTTCAAGCGCGGCAGGCCCCGGCCCGCCTGGGTGGAGGCTCCATGA
- a CDS encoding zinc ribbon domain-containing protein, with protein MEHLAILRDLQATLDYLRTIERDLAALPSDLAALDTRLKTIEKQVAEKTKALDTARTHIQVKSKELVLAQKDEDRARAAVKTTSQKVQYTAAIRELDEKERLRASTARPLKALETEAASLEQALAALESERATLKAQFDELHAIFLEEHANQVEGRKKLKAKQAQLEAKLAVPEVTRFHRLAGARQGRVVVPVENGACSGCHVKLRGPFLFQLKEAKDAVACESCQRILFLP; from the coding sequence ATGGAACACCTTGCCATCCTGCGCGACCTGCAAGCCACTCTGGACTACCTTCGGACCATTGAGCGCGACCTGGCGGCCCTGCCCTCCGATCTGGCGGCCCTGGACACCCGGCTCAAAACCATCGAAAAGCAGGTGGCGGAAAAGACCAAGGCGCTGGATACGGCCCGGACCCACATCCAGGTGAAATCGAAGGAACTGGTCCTGGCCCAGAAGGACGAGGATCGCGCCCGCGCCGCGGTGAAGACCACCAGCCAGAAGGTGCAGTACACCGCGGCCATCCGCGAGCTGGACGAGAAGGAACGCCTGCGGGCCTCCACCGCCCGGCCCCTGAAGGCCCTGGAAACCGAGGCCGCCTCCCTCGAGCAGGCCCTGGCGGCCCTCGAGTCCGAGCGGGCCACCCTCAAGGCCCAGTTCGACGAACTCCACGCCATCTTCCTGGAGGAGCACGCCAACCAGGTGGAGGGGCGAAAGAAGCTGAAGGCCAAGCAGGCCCAGCTGGAAGCCAAGCTCGCTGTGCCCGAAGTGACGCGCTTCCATCGGCTCGCCGGTGCCCGTCAGGGCCGGGTGGTGGTGCCCGTGGAGAACGGCGCCTGTTCGGGGTGCCACGTGAAGCTGCGCGGTCCCTTCCTCTTCCAGCTGAAGGAAGCCAAGGACGCTGTGGCCTGCGAATCCTGCCAGCGGATCCTCTTCCTGCCGTGA
- a CDS encoding thioredoxin family protein, giving the protein MKALAALLLIAAPLVAQGPVKWEHDYQAALKRAKAEKKVIFMDLWTEWCPPCQYLQKNVFPSPEGQAALAKVVPFSALVEKRDRTPLPEGKKLADKFGLDAYPTMVVLDADGKELRRQVGAFRTGAEFAAWLGAK; this is encoded by the coding sequence ATGAAAGCCCTCGCCGCCCTCCTGCTCATCGCCGCGCCCCTGGTGGCCCAGGGACCCGTGAAGTGGGAGCACGACTACCAGGCCGCCCTCAAGCGCGCCAAGGCCGAAAAGAAGGTCATCTTCATGGACCTCTGGACCGAGTGGTGCCCGCCCTGCCAGTACCTGCAGAAGAACGTCTTCCCCAGCCCCGAGGGCCAGGCCGCCCTGGCCAAGGTGGTGCCCTTCTCCGCCCTGGTCGAGAAGCGCGATCGCACTCCCCTGCCCGAGGGGAAGAAGCTGGCCGACAAGTTCGGCCTCGATGCCTACCCGACCATGGTGGTCCTCGATGCCGACGGCAAGGAACTGCGCCGCCAGGTGGGCGCCTTCCGCACCGGCGCCGAGTTTGCGGCCTGGCTGGGGGCGAAATAG
- the cysS gene encoding cysteine--tRNA ligase, with product MKMQRQISLFNTLTRKIEPVAPVVPGRVSLYTCGPTVYNYAHIGNLRTFLFQDLLKRTFQAAGHEVRHCMNITDVEDKIIRDSQGALPADASNGARHEAMKALTERFTTIFLEDLETLGVQRADFLPRATAYIPQMIHLVQELEAKGLAYVREGSVYYRIAGLPQYGCLAHLDREGMQAGASVDADEYERDSVTDFVLWKAAKPGEPWWDSPWGPGRPGWHIECSAMGMELLGERVDIHSGGVDLIFPHHENEIAQSEGCLGHRWVNHWVHGEFLMVEGQKMAKSLGNFFTLRDLVAKGVDPIALRYAIQSNHYRKVLNFSFEGLRAAENSLKRIRAFRKRMEGEGQAGGGPWSEAIDPMARLNQAREAFWAAMADDLNTPEALAAIFTLISDLNAQDDHVALTREERDAALAFLDETDAIFAAWPHEGESLDAEVAALIEARRAAKAAKNWPEADRVRDQLKTMGIVLEDRKDGTVGWRRG from the coding sequence ATGAAGATGCAGCGGCAGATCTCCCTTTTCAACACCCTGACCCGAAAGATCGAGCCCGTGGCGCCGGTGGTGCCCGGGAGGGTCTCTTTGTACACCTGCGGGCCCACCGTCTACAACTACGCACACATCGGAAATTTACGGACCTTCCTTTTCCAGGATCTCCTCAAGCGGACCTTCCAGGCCGCTGGCCATGAGGTCCGCCACTGCATGAACATCACCGACGTCGAGGACAAGATCATCCGCGACTCCCAGGGTGCCCTGCCTGCGGACGCCTCCAACGGGGCCCGCCACGAGGCCATGAAGGCCCTCACCGAGCGCTTCACCACCATCTTCCTGGAGGACCTGGAGACGCTAGGCGTCCAGCGGGCGGACTTCCTCCCCCGGGCCACGGCCTACATCCCCCAGATGATCCACCTCGTGCAGGAGCTCGAGGCGAAGGGCCTGGCGTATGTCCGCGAGGGCAGCGTCTACTACCGCATCGCCGGGCTGCCCCAGTACGGCTGCCTGGCCCACCTGGATCGCGAGGGCATGCAGGCGGGCGCCTCGGTGGACGCCGACGAATACGAACGCGACTCCGTCACGGACTTTGTGCTGTGGAAGGCCGCCAAGCCCGGCGAGCCCTGGTGGGACAGCCCCTGGGGCCCCGGCCGCCCCGGCTGGCACATCGAGTGCTCGGCCATGGGCATGGAGCTGCTGGGCGAGCGGGTGGACATCCACAGCGGTGGCGTGGACCTGATCTTCCCCCACCACGAGAACGAGATCGCCCAGAGCGAGGGCTGCCTGGGCCACCGCTGGGTGAACCACTGGGTGCACGGCGAGTTCCTCATGGTCGAGGGCCAGAAGATGGCCAAGAGCCTGGGGAACTTCTTCACCCTCCGCGACCTGGTGGCCAAGGGGGTGGATCCCATCGCCCTCCGTTACGCCATCCAGAGCAACCACTACCGCAAGGTGCTGAACTTCAGCTTCGAGGGCCTGCGGGCCGCCGAGAACTCGCTGAAGCGCATCCGGGCCTTCCGCAAGCGCATGGAGGGCGAGGGCCAGGCCGGGGGCGGCCCCTGGTCGGAGGCCATCGATCCCATGGCCCGGCTGAACCAGGCCCGCGAGGCGTTCTGGGCCGCCATGGCCGACGACCTGAACACCCCTGAGGCCCTGGCCGCCATCTTCACCCTCATCAGCGATCTCAACGCCCAGGACGACCACGTGGCCCTCACCCGGGAGGAGCGGGATGCCGCGCTGGCCTTCCTGGACGAGACCGACGCCATCTTCGCCGCCTGGCCCCACGAGGGGGAGAGCCTCGACGCCGAGGTGGCGGCCCTCATCGAGGCCCGCCGCGCCGCCAAGGCGGCGAAGAACTGGCCCGAGGCCGACCGCGTCCGCGATCAGCTCAAGACCATGGGCATCGTGCTGGAAGATCGCAAGGACGGCACGGTCGGCTGGCGCAGAGGATAG
- a CDS encoding acyl-CoA thioesterase, with amino-acid sequence MESLTELRVRYAETDAMGIVHHATYPVWMELGRSDFLRELGQSYADWEARGVRLVVNEIRVRFRAPARYDELVQVRTFLRESGRRRIVFGYRIERDGLLLAEGESVHLVAGSDNRARVLPEDLLALVQGR; translated from the coding sequence ATGGAATCCCTGACCGAACTTCGAGTGCGCTATGCCGAAACGGATGCCATGGGCATCGTCCACCACGCCACCTATCCCGTGTGGATGGAACTGGGCCGCAGCGACTTCCTGCGCGAGCTGGGCCAGAGCTATGCGGACTGGGAGGCCCGGGGCGTGCGCCTGGTGGTGAACGAGATCCGCGTGCGCTTCCGCGCCCCGGCGCGTTATGACGAGCTGGTGCAGGTGAGGACCTTCCTGCGGGAGTCCGGCCGCCGCCGCATCGTGTTCGGCTATCGCATCGAGCGGGATGGCCTGCTGCTGGCCGAGGGCGAGAGCGTCCATCTGGTGGCCGGGTCCGACAATCGCGCGAGGGTGCTGCCCGAGGATCTCCTGGCCCTGGTTCAGGGGCGCTGA
- a CDS encoding GAF domain-containing protein: protein MGLFGGKSRNQAPPGRDERLVQVEEENRALKSRLEETRELVRHLDQDRDLLLGAVERLRPGLSPRELGQALMEVCFKPLGLACFYVALADWDRDQLEFVLYHEGGRVRQHPSRRLSDRAGLSERVLSNRRAIYIRTMEEGQASGSLLTAAEQATGLIPHSWYGVPLGMGPRPTGLVSFQSFQTDAFSESRRRVMDALAALMSNCMSPQETLQRP from the coding sequence ATGGGTCTCTTCGGCGGGAAATCCAGGAACCAGGCCCCCCCCGGGCGGGATGAGCGTCTGGTCCAGGTCGAGGAGGAGAACCGGGCCCTGAAGAGCCGCCTGGAGGAAACCCGGGAACTGGTGCGGCACCTGGACCAGGACCGCGACCTGCTCCTGGGGGCCGTCGAGCGCCTCCGCCCAGGGCTGTCGCCTCGGGAGCTGGGGCAGGCCCTCATGGAGGTCTGTTTCAAGCCCCTTGGCCTCGCCTGCTTCTATGTGGCTCTGGCGGACTGGGACCGCGATCAGCTGGAGTTCGTGCTGTATCACGAGGGGGGGCGGGTCCGGCAGCACCCCTCCCGGCGGCTCTCCGACCGGGCCGGCCTGTCCGAGCGGGTCCTCTCCAACCGCCGGGCGATCTACATCCGGACCATGGAGGAGGGGCAGGCCTCCGGCAGCCTGCTGACCGCCGCCGAGCAGGCCACCGGGCTCATCCCCCATTCCTGGTACGGCGTTCCGCTGGGAATGGGGCCCCGGCCGACCGGACTCGTGAGCTTCCAGAGTTTCCAGACCGACGCCTTCAGCGAAAGCCGGCGGCGGGTGATGGATGCCCTGGCGGCGCTCATGTCCAACTGCATGAGCCCGCAGGAGACCCTTCAGCGCCCCTGA
- a CDS encoding cytochrome c3 family protein → MTFRWSVPLGLLVALGGCVLTAQPGPTRKLPAPHIKAGVHCYDCHHEENPTKKAVAAESCMVCHGDYPAMKAVTRNVKPNPHDSHLGEVSCTECHRQHQPPVVKCLECHEGKFKFNAK, encoded by the coding sequence ATGACATTTCGCTGGTCGGTACCCCTGGGTCTTCTCGTGGCGCTCGGAGGCTGCGTGCTGACAGCCCAGCCCGGCCCGACCCGGAAGCTCCCGGCCCCGCACATCAAGGCGGGTGTGCACTGCTACGACTGCCACCATGAGGAGAATCCCACGAAGAAGGCCGTGGCCGCGGAATCCTGCATGGTCTGCCACGGGGACTACCCCGCCATGAAGGCCGTCACCCGGAATGTGAAGCCGAATCCCCACGATTCCCACCTGGGCGAGGTCTCCTGCACGGAATGCCACCGGCAGCATCAGCCCCCGGTTGTGAAATGCCTGGAGTGCCACGAGGGCAAGTTCAAGTTCAACGCGAAGTAG